The following are from one region of the Takifugu rubripes chromosome 16, fTakRub1.2, whole genome shotgun sequence genome:
- the LOC115253073 gene encoding ribonuclease inhibitor-like, producing the protein MFLFNYALNSNPSNLRVLDLGQNFLQNSGVKRLRSFLLNPLCKLETLRLNDCRLSELSCRSLALVLKSNTSQLRVLDLSWNELIDLGVKLLCSGLESPNCKLETLRLKNCYISKISCGSLAPTLKSSRSLLRELDLSGNSLMDSGVKLLCSALESPNCNLESLSLRYCRLTSVSCESLASVLKSNTSLLRELNLSENSLHDLGVKLLCSGLESPNCHLEILGLNECFLSNVSCDSLVEALKCNIQRRWMVKTILGGQRHIAHYSSAASAFPSHLRELDLSLNILQDLGVKVLCDFLQNPLCKLETLGLVDCRLSEFSCDWLASVLKSNPSSLRELDLSWNELRDSGVKLLSSGLASPNCKLETLSLTDCSLSQSSCDALASALKSNPYHLRELDLMWNNLHESGANLSHLLQRESI; encoded by the exons ATGTTTCTATTTAACTACG CTCTGAATTCCAACCCCTCCAATCTAAGAgttctggacctgggtcagaattTCCTGCAGAATTCAGGAGTGAAGAGGCTCCGTTCTTTTCTCCTgaatccactctgtaaactggagactctcag ACTGAATGACTGCCGTTTATCAGAGCTTAGCTGTCGTTCTCTGGCCTTGGTTCTGAAGTCCAACACCTCCCAACTcagagttctggacctgagttggaatgAGCTGATAGACTTAGGAgtaaagctgctctgttctggactagagagtccaaactgtaaattGGAGACTCTTAG ATTGAAAAACTGCTATATATCAAAGAttagctgtggttctctggcccCAACTCTGAAGTCCAGCCGCTCccttctgagagaactggacctgagtggcaACAGCCTGatggattcaggagtgaagctgctctgttcagcactggagagtccaaactgtaaccTGGAGAGTCTTAG TTTGAGGTACTGCAGGTTAACGAGCGTCAGCTGTGAGTCGCTGGCATCAGTTTTGAAGTCTAACACCTCCCTTCTGAGAGAACTGAACCTCAGTGAGAACAGTCTTCACGATttaggagtgaagctgctctgttctggacttgAGAGTCCAAACTGTCACCTGGAGATTCTCGG ATTGAATGAGTGCTTCTtatcaaatgtcagctgtgattCTCTGGTCGAAGCTCTGAAGTGCAACATCCAGCGCAGGTGGATGGTGAAAACTATTCTAG GTGGGCAGCGTCATATCGCCCACTATTCCTCAGCTGCCTCTGCcttcccctcccatctgagagaactggacctgagtctgaaCATTCTGCAGGATTTGGGAGTGAAGGTGCTCTGTGATTTTCTCCAaaatccactctgtaaactggagactctcgg ttTGGttgactgcaggttatcagagttcagctgtgattggctggcctCAGTCTTAAAGTCCAACCCCTCCAGTCTTAGAGAACTGGATCTGAGTTGGAACGAGCTGAGGGATTCAGGAGTAAAGCTGCTCAGTTCTGGACTGGctagtccaaactgtaaactggagactctcag TTTGACTGACTGCAGCTTatcacagagcagctgtgatgctctggcttcagctctgaagtccaaccc